The genomic stretch GGATAGTATCCTATCCACCTTCTGTATGTTACATTCATTGTTTCTTCTACTATATTGTCTATAGGACGTATTATGAAAGGTATGGATGCTAAACCAATAATGGTTGGAATCCATTTGCTTTTTAAGAACACATTATTACTTCTTTTTTGTACAAATTGAACAGCAGCGCAAACTCTGTTAATCGTCAAACCAGGCACAACTACAGATGCAAATGACTGCCACAATAAAGTGTCTGTCATGGAAAGTACAGTATTTTTTGTTGCTTTTGGAGTTACATTATCCTGAAACATACAATTCATATTTATAGTAGTCTTATTAATATGTATAGtatgtttaaataatatttttcttatgaATTGCTTACTTGATAAGCTTTAAAGCCATTGTTAATTGTGTCTGCAAGAACGTAGCCACTGGCTACAGCGTAACTGAGCCATACAATTGAATTTGGAACTATAGATCTAAAAGCTTCTCCGATTTCGTTTGCATATCCTGAAAAGGGAATCAAAAATGTCATTCATAATGTTaatgaatgaaaataataagaaactgTTTAAAAAAGCGACTACAATAGTCTTTCATTACCCAAATATCTGATAGGTGTATCACGGTATAGAtccacttctttttttatgtccatggtagaaattttgtttattaaattttcagaatacTAAATATAACCTAGTTTCATGCATCTGCAAAGTTACTCGATATAATAAATGACGCTCATTGGCGTAGTATCGATTTTTTCcaaaatataaattgcatAACTTACAAATAATTAGGTGCGCTTCTGTGAAATTACTTgaagtaaataattattttcatacaatTACAGAATACATGATAAAAGATTATTGTCTTTTAAAAAGATTCGAGAGATCTATAGtcaaaattttaaatctaGAGACTTTTACTTCTTGGTAACTCTGTTGTAATATCAACAATTTACCCGTGATAAAGGATTCAAAATAATGTGAAGACAAAGTTTAATGAACAAATATAATCTGACTTGTACGTACAATtgtagaaaagaaataaattcataaattacaagacgatttaaaaattaaacttcTAGTAATGTTCTATTTCAAATACTACATGATTCCTTATAGAACGTAATCAATATTGCCATAGACTTCATTGTTgagtgaatttttaattttatgaaagaCAACAATTgacgatatataaaataactaaaacttgaaataattatatcaaaattCCTACACATTAATCACATAATTGAATGTTAGTAAAAGTAATTTGAATACGTACTAAGGAATATctagattttttatttataaaagaaaataatttaacaaataataatagtcTCAGGAGCAGAGTATACAAGCATTACAATAGTGAATTTGTATTAACGTACTCAAGTATGGCGCTCAATCCTATTATCTCGTATAACATAACCTTGCAAAGTCCTTTAAACAAAAGAAATGTTGTCTCTAATTCTAACGAAATAGTTTACTCTTCCAGAAGTATGACAGGACCGTAATATTCGTAAGTGAAAATAGTTCATATATCACCATTCAACATGATAGATCTCAATTTAATTAGAGAATATCTTAGtatacaaattaatgaaataatttgttGGTGGTGGTTTTAcatcaatgaaatttcatggCAGTTGCT from Bombus huntii isolate Logan2020A chromosome 8, iyBomHunt1.1, whole genome shotgun sequence encodes the following:
- the LOC126868303 gene encoding mitochondrial fission process protein 1, whose protein sequence is MDIKKEVDLYRDTPIRYLGYANEIGEAFRSIVPNSIVWLSYAVASGYVLADTINNGFKAYQDNVTPKATKNTVLSMTDTLLWQSFASVVVPGLTINRVCAAVQFVQKRSNNVFLKSKWIPTIIGLASIPFIIRPIDNIVEETMNVTYRRWIGYYPK